One segment of Deinococcus sp. Leaf326 DNA contains the following:
- the pckA gene encoding phosphoenolpyruvate carboxykinase (ATP) produces the protein MTTASLIAAPAALADLGLGHARVHLNPSVPELYAHALRLGEGEIAAGGPLAVRTDKTGRSPKDRFIVEDDLTRGAVWWGGFNTPTTPAVFDGLLGKMLEHAEGRELFVQELFAGADPEHRLGVRFVQEMAYHSLFVHNMFVRPTPEERQHFRADWTVLNIPSFKADPETDGVRSDTFIVVNFTRRMILVGGTQYAGENKKGIFGVLNFLLPESGVMPMHCSANVGEGGDVALFFGLSGTGKTTLSADPARKLIGDDEHGWTDHGIFNFEGGCYAKVIGLNPEAEPAIFRTTHTFGTVLENVVLGEDNVPDLSDGSLTENTRSAYPIEQIPNIQPGGMAGHPSNVVFLTADAFGVLPPISRLTPEQAMYFFLSGFTAKIPGTEQGVTEPQPTFSTCFGAPFMPRHPGEYARLLASKVQESGAKVWLVNTGWTGGMYGEGTRMSIRHTRALLNAALNGELDGVASEKEPFFDLEIPAEVPGVPTEVLNPRRAWADQNAYDETARKLARMFRENFVRFEGGVDAAVTAAMPDPDAKA, from the coding sequence ATGACCACCGCCTCGCTGATTGCCGCTCCCGCCGCCCTGGCCGACCTGGGCCTGGGCCATGCCCGCGTTCATCTCAACCCCAGCGTGCCCGAGCTGTACGCCCATGCCCTGCGCCTGGGCGAGGGGGAGATCGCCGCCGGGGGGCCGCTGGCCGTCCGGACGGACAAGACCGGGCGCAGCCCCAAGGACCGCTTCATCGTCGAGGACGACCTGACGCGCGGCGCGGTGTGGTGGGGCGGCTTCAACACGCCCACCACGCCGGCCGTGTTCGACGGCCTGCTCGGCAAAATGCTGGAGCACGCGGAGGGCCGCGAGCTGTTCGTGCAGGAGCTGTTCGCGGGCGCCGACCCCGAACACCGTCTGGGCGTGCGGTTCGTGCAGGAGATGGCCTACCACTCGCTGTTCGTGCACAACATGTTCGTGCGCCCGACCCCCGAGGAGCGCCAGCACTTCCGCGCCGACTGGACGGTCCTGAACATTCCGAGTTTCAAGGCCGACCCGGAGACGGACGGGGTGCGCAGCGACACCTTCATCGTGGTGAACTTCACCCGCAGGATGATCCTGGTGGGCGGTACGCAGTACGCGGGCGAGAACAAGAAGGGCATCTTCGGCGTGCTCAACTTCCTGCTGCCCGAGTCGGGCGTCATGCCCATGCACTGCTCGGCCAACGTGGGTGAGGGCGGCGACGTGGCGCTGTTCTTCGGACTGTCGGGCACCGGCAAGACCACCCTGTCGGCCGACCCGGCCAGGAAACTCATCGGGGACGACGAGCACGGCTGGACCGACCACGGCATCTTCAACTTCGAGGGCGGCTGCTACGCCAAGGTCATCGGCCTGAACCCCGAGGCCGAGCCGGCCATCTTCCGCACGACCCACACCTTCGGGACCGTGCTGGAAAACGTGGTACTGGGCGAGGACAACGTGCCGGACCTGAGCGACGGCAGCCTCACCGAGAACACCCGCAGCGCCTACCCCATCGAGCAGATTCCGAACATCCAGCCGGGCGGTATGGCCGGGCACCCCAGCAACGTGGTGTTCCTGACCGCCGACGCCTTCGGGGTGCTGCCGCCCATCTCGCGCCTGACCCCCGAACAGGCCATGTACTTTTTCCTCAGCGGTTTCACGGCCAAGATTCCCGGCACCGAGCAGGGCGTCACCGAGCCCCAGCCGACCTTCTCGACCTGCTTCGGCGCGCCGTTCATGCCCCGGCACCCCGGCGAATACGCCCGGCTGCTGGCGAGCAAGGTGCAGGAGAGCGGCGCGAAGGTGTGGCTGGTCAACACCGGCTGGACCGGCGGCATGTACGGCGAGGGCACGCGCATGAGTATCCGGCACACGCGCGCCCTGTTGAACGCGGCACTCAACGGCGAACTGGACGGCGTGGCCTCCGAGAAGGAACCCTTTTTCGACCTGGAGATTCCGGCCGAGGTGCCGGGCGTGCCCACCGAGGTCCTGAACCCGCGCCGGGCCTGGGCCGACCAGAACGCCTACGACG
- a CDS encoding S9 family peptidase produces the protein MESFAQFSVDGQRLYGMLHTPDGQAPAAGWPSVVMLHGFTGNRFESHRSFVLLARHLAGRGVAALRFDFRGSGESQGDFAEMTVSREVEDAAAAAAYLRHQPGLDPERVMLLGFSMGGMVGALAAATVRPHRLALWAPALPELWLPMLRGGFLPPVVSDYGGWPLGRAFLQEVVRLRPLEAAAAWGGEARVFHGDADQTCPPEWGVRYAAALRCEAVGIPGAGHTFDSLKSAELLHRETARFLGGD, from the coding sequence ATGGAAAGTTTTGCCCAGTTCAGCGTGGACGGCCAGCGGCTCTACGGGATGCTGCATACCCCGGACGGCCAGGCCCCGGCGGCGGGCTGGCCCAGCGTAGTCATGCTGCACGGCTTCACTGGCAACCGGTTCGAGAGCCACCGGAGTTTCGTGCTGCTCGCGCGCCACCTCGCCGGGCGCGGCGTCGCGGCGCTGCGTTTCGACTTCCGGGGCAGCGGCGAGTCGCAGGGAGACTTCGCTGAGATGACCGTCTCACGCGAGGTCGAGGACGCGGCAGCGGCGGCGGCGTACCTGCGCCACCAGCCGGGTCTCGATCCCGAACGGGTCATGCTGCTGGGCTTCAGCATGGGCGGCATGGTGGGGGCGCTCGCGGCCGCCACGGTGCGGCCCCACCGTCTCGCGCTGTGGGCGCCCGCCCTGCCCGAGCTGTGGCTGCCGATGCTCCGCGGGGGCTTTTTGCCGCCGGTCGTCAGCGATTACGGCGGCTGGCCCCTGGGCCGGGCCTTTTTGCAGGAGGTCGTGCGCCTGCGCCCGCTGGAGGCGGCGGCGGCCTGGGGCGGCGAAGCGAGAGTCTTTCACGGGGACGCCGACCAGACCTGTCCGCCCGAGTGGGGCGTGCGCTACGCGGCGGCGCTGCGCTGCGAGGCCGTGGGCATTCCAGGCGCGGGGCACACCTTCGACTCGCTCAAGTCGGCCGAGCTGCTGCACCGCGAGACGGCCCGCTTTCTCGGGGGCGACTGA
- a CDS encoding diguanylate cyclase, whose translation MNAPMERRRALSAPPPPPADPIRIMEGLRRRVYVLSMGLGLLVLLILGGLTLAQPRPDMTTLGVYGGLGVMAVWGLVWLLRGGALPWAERVVIVCNAAVILTQFVLGAEESGPAQLLLTASNWGFLLAVSMLAYLALPLRAAALSFGTYALGTALTLGLGGLARGGLDLLRVHLSALPLLLLLYALAWYRERFTQEYTRRLLLETQAHTDPLTGLPNRRALYGHIETALAAAGPCSVVLLDIDHFKRVNDRYGHPTGDAVLIWAARHLSTGLRAGDVLGRWGGEEFLLVLPGTSPVDAWTVAERLRAGLHATPHPEVGEVTVSLGVAGAQPGDDLGRLTVRADTALYAAKNQGRNRAVLSTLGRPEEDGAPAPG comes from the coding sequence ATGAACGCCCCGATGGAGCGCCGCCGGGCCCTTTCCGCGCCGCCCCCGCCCCCCGCCGACCCCATCCGGATCATGGAGGGGCTGCGGCGGCGGGTGTATGTCCTCAGCATGGGGCTGGGCCTGCTGGTCCTCCTGATTCTCGGCGGCCTGACCCTCGCGCAGCCGCGGCCCGACATGACCACGCTGGGCGTCTACGGCGGGCTGGGCGTCATGGCGGTGTGGGGGCTGGTGTGGCTGCTGCGCGGCGGAGCGCTGCCGTGGGCCGAACGAGTCGTGATCGTGTGCAACGCGGCCGTGATCCTGACGCAGTTCGTGCTGGGCGCCGAGGAGTCGGGACCGGCGCAACTGCTGCTGACCGCGAGCAACTGGGGGTTTTTGCTGGCCGTCTCCATGCTGGCCTACCTCGCCCTGCCCCTGAGGGCGGCGGCCCTGAGCTTCGGCACCTACGCCCTGGGCACAGCCCTGACCCTGGGCCTGGGCGGACTGGCGCGCGGCGGGCTGGACCTGCTGCGCGTCCACCTGTCGGCGCTGCCCCTCTTGCTGCTGCTCTACGCCCTGGCGTGGTACCGGGAGCGCTTCACGCAGGAGTACACCCGGCGTCTGCTCCTCGAAACCCAGGCGCACACCGACCCCCTGACCGGCCTGCCCAACCGCCGCGCGCTGTACGGCCACATCGAGACGGCGCTGGCCGCAGCAGGCCCGTGCAGCGTGGTCCTGCTGGACATCGACCATTTCAAGCGGGTCAACGACCGCTACGGGCACCCCACCGGCGATGCCGTGCTCATCTGGGCCGCGCGGCACCTGAGTACGGGATTGCGCGCGGGCGACGTGCTGGGGCGCTGGGGCGGCGAGGAATTCCTGCTGGTGCTGCCCGGCACGTCGCCCGTAGACGCCTGGACAGTGGCCGAGCGCCTGCGCGCCGGGCTGCACGCCACGCCCCACCCGGAGGTCGGAGAGGTGACGGTCAGCCTGGGAGTGGCGGGAGCGCAGCCCGGCGACGACCTGGGTCGCCTCACGGTGCGTGCCGACACGGCGCTGTACGCCGCCAAGAATCAGGGCCGCAACCGCGCGGTTCTGAGCACTCTGGGCCGCCCGGAGGAGGACGGTGCCCCGGCGCCGGGTTAA
- the aspS gene encoding aspartate--tRNA(Asn) ligase, which translates to MTPATPPLPRTLTRDLPRHDGQTVRLQGFIHARRDLGGVQFLVLRDVSGITQCVGSGLSLPLPESSVEVVGRVKAHPKAPGGYEVGVESFRVISAAVEAAPVEIPKMEWNVNPETMLDYRVVTVRGLRERAALKVQAELVSAFRDHLGTEGFTEISTPKIVSAGAEGGANLFPIDYFGQAAYLAQSPQLYKQIMVGVFERVFEVAPVYRAEEHATSRHLNEYLSLDVEMGFIEDEEDVMALENRLLAAIMERLRERAAAEFALLGATIPEVPAHIPRIPLLDARKLVTEKYGHAVGGKDLDPEAERLLSGHYAETEGSDFVFVTKYPRAARPFYAHPEINADGSLSGEITRGFDLLFRGIEITSGGQRIHDHAMLMESIAAYKLSPESLAGYTEVFKYGMPPHGGFAIGAERLTARLLGIANVRYARAFPRDRHRLTP; encoded by the coding sequence ATGACCCCCGCAACGCCCCCCCTGCCCCGTACCCTGACCCGCGACCTGCCCCGACACGACGGCCAGACCGTCCGGCTCCAGGGCTTCATCCACGCCCGCCGCGACCTGGGGGGCGTGCAGTTTCTGGTGCTACGCGACGTATCGGGCATCACGCAGTGCGTCGGCTCGGGCCTGAGCCTGCCCCTGCCCGAGAGCAGCGTGGAGGTCGTGGGCCGGGTCAAGGCCCACCCCAAGGCGCCGGGCGGCTACGAGGTCGGCGTCGAGAGCTTCCGGGTGATCTCGGCGGCGGTCGAGGCCGCCCCGGTCGAGATTCCCAAGATGGAATGGAACGTGAACCCCGAGACCATGCTGGACTACCGCGTGGTGACGGTGCGTGGCCTGCGCGAGCGCGCGGCGCTCAAGGTCCAGGCTGAACTCGTCTCGGCCTTCCGCGACCACCTGGGCACCGAGGGCTTCACCGAGATCAGCACGCCCAAGATCGTCTCGGCCGGGGCCGAGGGCGGCGCCAACCTCTTTCCCATCGACTACTTCGGGCAGGCGGCGTACCTCGCGCAGAGCCCGCAGCTCTACAAGCAGATCATGGTGGGCGTCTTCGAGCGCGTCTTCGAGGTGGCCCCGGTGTACCGCGCCGAGGAGCACGCCACGAGCCGCCACCTCAACGAGTACCTCTCCCTAGACGTGGAGATGGGCTTCATCGAGGACGAGGAAGACGTGATGGCGCTCGAAAACCGCCTGCTCGCGGCCATCATGGAGCGGCTGCGGGAGCGCGCGGCGGCCGAGTTCGCGCTGCTGGGGGCGACCATTCCCGAGGTGCCCGCGCACATCCCGCGCATTCCACTCCTCGACGCCCGCAAGCTCGTGACCGAGAAATACGGCCACGCGGTCGGCGGCAAGGACCTGGACCCCGAGGCCGAGCGGCTGCTCTCGGGGCACTACGCCGAAACCGAGGGCAGCGACTTCGTGTTCGTGACGAAGTACCCCCGCGCGGCGCGGCCCTTCTATGCCCACCCCGAGATCAACGCCGACGGCAGCCTCAGCGGCGAGATCACGCGCGGCTTCGACCTGCTGTTCCGGGGCATCGAGATCACCTCGGGCGGGCAGCGCATCCACGACCACGCCATGCTCATGGAGTCCATCGCCGCGTACAAACTCAGTCCCGAGTCGCTCGCTGGCTACACCGAGGTCTTCAAGTACGGCATGCCCCCGCACGGCGGCTTCGCCATCGGGGCCGAGCGCCTCACCGCCCGCCTGCTGGGCATCGCCAACGTGCGCTACGCCCGCGCCTTCCCGCGGGACCGTCACCGCCTGACCCCCTGA
- a CDS encoding 3'(2'),5'-bisphosphate nucleotidase CysQ: MSPSSLLAPELQAATRLALEAGQLLLDHLRRGLSVEHKTSADDPVTAADREASALIMAGLHAAFPEDALLSEEETDDARRLEHRRVWIVDPIDGTKEFTTASPDFAVSIGLAIGGEAVLGVVYAPATDELFAGAVGAGVTRNGEPAGFSTRPEYVVSVSDTEYRRELHLHDLPGLAPSGSIALKLARIAAGEADVTFTMSPRSEWDICAGDALVRASGGLLRRRDGRPIRYNSPHPSLEQGIVGGRPEAVAWLEGELAARGLPTAHLGLTPADPAWAVLTPADQAALTGQSGVSVRHAGGRALALLVVDPATREVRRASGDPFHLERLTRDVTRALGPLAPAAQP; encoded by the coding sequence ATGTCTCCTTCTTCTCTTCTCGCTCCCGAACTGCAGGCCGCGACGCGGCTGGCGCTGGAGGCGGGCCAGTTGCTGCTCGACCACCTGCGCCGGGGGCTCAGCGTCGAGCACAAGACCTCCGCCGACGACCCCGTGACTGCCGCCGACCGCGAGGCCTCCGCCCTCATCATGGCGGGGCTGCACGCCGCCTTTCCGGAGGACGCCCTGCTCAGTGAGGAGGAGACCGACGACGCCCGGCGCCTGGAGCACCGGCGGGTCTGGATCGTGGACCCCATTGACGGCACGAAGGAATTCACGACCGCCAGCCCCGACTTCGCCGTGAGCATCGGCCTGGCGATCGGCGGCGAGGCGGTGCTGGGCGTGGTGTACGCGCCCGCGACGGACGAACTCTTCGCCGGGGCCGTGGGCGCGGGCGTGACCCGGAACGGCGAGCCCGCCGGCTTCAGCACGCGGCCGGAGTACGTCGTGAGCGTTTCCGACACCGAGTACCGCCGCGAACTGCACCTGCACGACCTCCCCGGTCTGGCCCCCAGCGGCAGCATCGCCCTGAAGCTCGCGCGCATCGCGGCGGGCGAGGCCGACGTGACCTTCACCATGAGCCCGCGCAGCGAGTGGGACATCTGCGCCGGAGACGCCCTGGTGCGCGCCTCGGGCGGGCTGCTGCGGCGGCGTGACGGCCGCCCCATCCGGTACAACAGCCCCCACCCCAGCCTGGAACAGGGCATCGTCGGGGGTCGCCCGGAGGCGGTCGCGTGGCTGGAGGGCGAACTCGCGGCGCGCGGCCTGCCCACCGCGCACCTGGGCCTGACCCCGGCCGACCCTGCCTGGGCCGTGCTCACCCCCGCCGATCAGGCGGCGCTGACCGGCCAGAGCGGCGTCTCGGTGCGGCACGCGGGGGGCCGGGCACTCGCGCTGCTCGTCGTGGACCCGGCGACCCGGGAGGTCCGG